From Candidatus Binataceae bacterium, one genomic window encodes:
- the amt gene encoding ammonium transporter — MIKTARLIRISVAGTIAIVLLARSAHAQSLASNPGIDFSLNLAWVLIGGFLVMFMQLGFAMLETGFTRAKNAVNTMAMNLIVYPIGVIGFWFCGYAFMMGGVHIWPSLMASPGMHHELHLTIAGHEWGLIGFAKFALIDVSHDPASLAMFLFAVVFMDTAATIPTGAMAERWKFSAFTIYGFFMSMFLYPLYGNWVWGGGWLSQLGTNLGLGHGQVDFAGSAVVHMTGGVTALAGAIILGPRIGKFRRDGAIGALPGHNLPMAISGTLILAFGWFGFNAGSTLAATDQRIGLIAANTMLASSAGALSALFYLWHRFHKPDIAMACNGLLGGLVAITAPCAFVSPVAALLIGVVGGMLVVWTVIELERRFRVDDPIGAIAVHGVCGAWGALALGIFADGTYGDGWNGVAGPIRGLLYGDVGQFTAQLIGITVNALVVFGIAYAFFTLVERTIGNRVLVEVEFNGLDALEMGSDAYPHV, encoded by the coding sequence ATGATTAAAACCGCGCGCCTAATCCGGATCAGCGTCGCGGGCACGATCGCGATCGTGCTGCTCGCGCGCAGTGCGCATGCGCAATCGCTCGCCTCGAATCCCGGCATCGACTTCTCGCTCAACCTCGCCTGGGTGTTGATCGGCGGCTTTCTCGTGATGTTCATGCAGCTCGGTTTCGCGATGCTCGAGACCGGCTTCACGCGCGCCAAGAATGCAGTCAATACGATGGCGATGAACCTGATCGTCTATCCGATCGGCGTCATCGGATTCTGGTTCTGCGGCTATGCGTTCATGATGGGCGGGGTGCATATCTGGCCGTCACTGATGGCGTCGCCGGGGATGCATCATGAGCTGCACCTCACGATCGCCGGGCACGAATGGGGTCTTATCGGCTTTGCCAAATTCGCGCTGATCGACGTGAGTCACGATCCCGCGAGCCTCGCGATGTTCCTGTTCGCGGTCGTCTTCATGGATACCGCGGCGACGATTCCCACCGGCGCGATGGCCGAGCGATGGAAGTTCTCGGCATTCACGATCTACGGCTTCTTCATGTCGATGTTCCTCTACCCGCTCTATGGCAACTGGGTGTGGGGAGGAGGATGGCTCTCCCAGCTCGGCACCAATCTCGGGCTCGGTCACGGCCAGGTCGATTTCGCGGGCTCCGCGGTGGTGCACATGACCGGCGGCGTGACCGCACTCGCGGGCGCAATCATACTGGGCCCGCGCATCGGCAAATTCCGCCGTGACGGCGCGATCGGCGCGCTGCCCGGACACAATCTGCCAATGGCGATAAGCGGGACGTTAATCCTGGCTTTCGGATGGTTCGGCTTCAACGCCGGCTCGACGCTCGCCGCGACCGATCAGCGCATCGGACTGATCGCCGCCAATACGATGCTCGCGTCGTCGGCGGGTGCACTGTCGGCGCTCTTCTACCTGTGGCATCGCTTCCACAAACCCGACATCGCGATGGCTTGTAATGGCCTGCTGGGCGGTCTCGTCGCGATCACCGCGCCATGCGCGTTCGTATCTCCGGTAGCGGCGCTCCTGATCGGCGTAGTCGGCGGGATGCTGGTAGTGTGGACGGTGATCGAGCTCGAAAGACGCTTCCGCGTTGACGATCCGATCGGCGCGATCGCGGTTCACGGCGTATGCGGCGCATGGGGCGCGCTCGCCCTCGGCATCTTCGCCGACGGCACCTACGGCGACGGCTGGAATGGCGTAGCCGGTCCGATCCGCGGCCTCCTCTACGGCGACGTCGGCCAGTTCACCGCTCAGTTGATCGGAATCACCGTCAACGCGCTGGTCGTTTTCGGCATCGCCTATGCCTTCTTCACCCTGGTAGAGCGCACGATCGGCAACCGCGTGCTGGTCGAGGTGGAATTCAACGGCCTCGACGCACTCGA
- a CDS encoding serine/threonine-protein kinase: protein MREVSVGESVDQYNLTEVIARSGMASIFKGVDRLDGDRIVAIKVPYMQFESDVVFYGRFQREEEVGRRLDHPNIIKVLTPRHKSRMYIAMEFVEGTSLRAMIRDGQGLPTEQALDIAKQIAGAVVYMHGQGVVHRDLKPENILITAAGQVKIMDFGIALDESARRLTWSGLSSTIGTPDYMAPEQVSGRRGDVRTDIYALGVMLFEMLTGNLPYSAPNVYGVMKAKTAEDPQPPSAFQPDIDPHLEEIILHAIERNPRNRYETASQLLEDLKNPAEVVVHNRAEKLHPRSLALQRARRAIAFGAFFISLIGIFIFLIWLANRYPATPGPKDKTYRGQLR, encoded by the coding sequence ATGCGCGAGGTCAGTGTTGGAGAAAGCGTCGATCAGTACAACCTGACCGAGGTGATCGCACGCAGCGGGATGGCCTCGATCTTCAAAGGGGTCGACAGGCTCGACGGCGACCGAATCGTCGCAATCAAAGTTCCTTACATGCAGTTCGAAAGCGACGTGGTTTTCTACGGCCGCTTTCAGCGCGAGGAGGAAGTTGGCCGCCGCCTCGATCATCCCAACATCATCAAGGTCCTGACCCCGCGTCATAAAAGCCGGATGTACATCGCGATGGAGTTCGTCGAAGGAACTTCACTGCGAGCGATGATCCGCGACGGCCAGGGTCTGCCGACCGAGCAGGCGCTCGATATCGCAAAGCAAATCGCGGGCGCGGTCGTGTATATGCATGGCCAGGGCGTAGTGCATCGCGATCTCAAGCCCGAGAACATCCTGATCACGGCCGCGGGCCAGGTCAAAATCATGGACTTCGGGATTGCGCTCGATGAGTCGGCGCGGCGCCTCACCTGGTCGGGCCTGTCCTCGACCATCGGCACACCGGATTATATGGCGCCCGAACAGGTCAGCGGGCGGCGCGGCGACGTGCGCACCGATATCTACGCGCTCGGCGTGATGCTGTTCGAAATGCTGACCGGCAACCTGCCGTACTCGGCCCCCAACGTCTACGGCGTCATGAAGGCCAAGACCGCTGAGGATCCGCAGCCGCCCTCGGCCTTCCAGCCCGATATCGATCCGCATCTCGAAGAAATCATCCTGCACGCGATCGAACGCAACCCGCGTAACCGTTATGAAACCGCGTCGCAGCTCTTGGAGGATCTCAAGAATCCCGCCGAAGTCGTAGTGCACAATCGTGCCGAGAAGCTGCATCCCCGCAGCCTTGCGTTGCAACGCGCGCGGCGCGCCATCGCATTCGGTGCATTCTTCATCTCGCTGATCGGAATTTTCATATTTCTGATCTGGCTGGCCAATCGCTATCCGGCCACGCCCGGACCCAAAGATAAAACCTATCGGGGACAGCTCAGATGA
- a CDS encoding protein phosphatase 2C domain-containing protein — protein MNGAESHEDTNILLETQSAMLPDDATERKFDLAMLSDVGTKRSGNEDSFGHFVENDDSVLFVVCDGVGGYEGGEVASALAVETTIQAYRDSNPAWGPAKRLHRAVQQANIEIHNKALTVPELRAMATTLTAAVVEKGILSAAHVGDCRLYLARHHKITQITKDHTAVGERVRMGLLSAEAARTHPERSLILRSLGRDLIVSVDRISMPLIKGDRLILCSDGLHGVLESHELEYATREVDPETACRRMIEEANSRGTPDNLTCAIFRMNADTGHVPTDGGFFERLRGWFGR, from the coding sequence ATGAACGGAGCCGAGTCCCACGAGGATACGAACATCCTGCTAGAGACGCAGTCCGCGATGTTGCCTGACGATGCCACGGAGCGAAAGTTCGATCTCGCGATGCTCAGCGATGTCGGCACCAAGCGCTCCGGCAACGAGGATTCGTTCGGCCACTTCGTCGAGAACGATGACAGTGTGTTGTTCGTCGTCTGCGACGGAGTAGGCGGCTATGAGGGCGGCGAAGTCGCCAGCGCGCTCGCAGTTGAGACGACGATCCAGGCCTATCGCGATAGCAATCCCGCCTGGGGACCCGCCAAGCGGCTCCATCGCGCGGTCCAGCAAGCCAACATCGAGATTCACAATAAGGCGCTGACAGTCCCCGAGCTGCGCGCGATGGCGACGACGCTCACCGCGGCGGTCGTCGAAAAGGGCATCCTGTCGGCGGCTCACGTCGGCGATTGCCGCCTCTATCTCGCGCGTCATCACAAGATCACGCAGATCACGAAGGATCACACTGCCGTTGGCGAGCGCGTCAGGATGGGCCTGCTGTCAGCCGAGGCCGCGCGGACGCACCCTGAACGCTCGCTTATCCTGCGGAGTCTTGGGCGCGATCTGATCGTGTCGGTCGATCGGATCTCGATGCCGCTGATCAAGGGCGACCGGCTGATTCTTTGCAGCGACGGCCTGCACGGCGTGCTCGAAAGTCATGAGCTCGAATATGCGACGCGCGAGGTCGATCCCGAAACCGCATGCCGGCGCATGATCGAGGAAGCCAACTCGCGCGGCACTCCCGATAATCTGACCTGCGCGATTTTCAGAATGAACGCCGATACCGGCCATGTCCCCACCGACGGCGGATTCTTCGAGCGCTTGCGCGGCTGGTTCGGCCGCTAA
- a CDS encoding APC family permease — translation MAEATEKKMVPTLGLTGVTVNAMALIAPGAFLWITFVQQAGYAYPSGLAMWSGIFVALLLAYATAISYSELAKLYPGAGSSYLFAEQAFLGKTHAYKFARVAKFVVGWASHLYYWMYPGVMVATMGIMIGYIIGTFAPNTINASIPGPVFMALIAVIFSFAVAWIAFQGVNGSTMVNIAINGIQIVALLFFTALAVAYRMGHPAGSTGLALDGTSSKLAYSLVGDHPAHPNALSVFMPHNFSWVMLQATVAILLLVGFESVTALGEEAKNPTKDIPRGVLLSLTIQGLFCYLIEYFGANYFLNSAYSLADAKGSAAPLGDMMTIVGNAMLGGHGQAFMLIEALTVFLALIGTTLSCINTGARVTYAMGRDEEIPEHFGLLHGENLTPHRAIWTLATISAVLGAYAALFYFAGGSAPDDKTIATLPHNIWYAIGMSSNASLSALPNGLLLVTLTSNFGTFLLYGLTNIVCIVAFREHHSFHGFKHAVVPIFGAIANFACLAFYVIGPLEGLGSVKEPLLAVAISLIWAIYGGIYFMRNSKKKGKETILVTKPA, via the coding sequence ATGGCAGAAGCAACCGAAAAAAAGATGGTGCCCACGCTAGGCTTGACCGGGGTCACGGTCAACGCCATGGCGCTGATCGCACCGGGCGCCTTCCTGTGGATTACATTCGTCCAGCAGGCAGGCTACGCATATCCGTCAGGCCTCGCGATGTGGTCAGGCATTTTCGTCGCCTTGCTGCTCGCATATGCGACGGCGATCTCGTATTCCGAACTGGCCAAGCTTTACCCCGGCGCTGGCAGTTCATACTTGTTCGCGGAGCAGGCGTTTCTCGGCAAAACGCATGCGTACAAGTTCGCGCGTGTAGCTAAATTCGTCGTCGGCTGGGCGTCACATCTTTATTACTGGATGTATCCCGGCGTCATGGTCGCGACGATGGGCATCATGATCGGCTACATCATCGGCACCTTCGCGCCGAACACGATCAATGCGTCGATTCCGGGTCCGGTGTTCATGGCGCTGATCGCGGTCATCTTCTCGTTCGCGGTAGCGTGGATCGCCTTCCAGGGCGTCAACGGCTCGACCATGGTCAACATCGCCATCAACGGCATCCAGATCGTTGCGCTGCTGTTTTTCACCGCGCTTGCCGTTGCATATCGCATGGGCCATCCCGCGGGATCGACGGGCCTCGCGCTCGACGGTACCTCATCGAAGCTCGCGTACTCGCTGGTGGGCGACCATCCGGCGCATCCGAACGCGCTCTCGGTCTTCATGCCGCATAACTTCAGCTGGGTCATGCTGCAGGCGACTGTCGCAATCCTGCTGCTGGTCGGATTTGAGTCCGTCACCGCGCTTGGCGAAGAAGCGAAGAACCCGACCAAGGACATCCCGCGCGGTGTTCTGCTGTCGCTCACGATCCAGGGTCTGTTCTGCTACCTGATCGAATACTTCGGCGCCAACTACTTCCTGAACAGCGCTTACAGCCTTGCCGATGCGAAAGGCTCGGCGGCGCCTCTCGGCGATATGATGACGATCGTCGGCAACGCGATGCTCGGCGGTCATGGCCAGGCGTTCATGTTGATCGAAGCGCTGACTGTGTTCCTGGCGCTGATTGGCACCACGCTGAGCTGCATTAACACTGGAGCGCGCGTGACCTACGCGATGGGCCGCGACGAGGAAATTCCCGAGCACTTCGGCCTGCTGCATGGCGAGAACCTGACTCCGCATCGCGCGATCTGGACGCTCGCGACGATCTCGGCGGTGCTTGGTGCGTACGCTGCGCTGTTCTACTTCGCTGGCGGTTCGGCGCCCGACGACAAGACGATCGCGACGCTGCCGCACAACATCTGGTACGCGATCGGAATGAGCTCGAATGCCTCGTTGTCCGCGCTGCCCAACGGATTGTTGCTGGTAACGCTGACCTCGAACTTCGGCACCTTCCTACTATATGGATTAACTAATATCGTCTGCATCGTGGCTTTCCGCGAGCATCACTCGTTCCATGGCTTCAAGCACGCAGTGGTGCCGATCTTCGGCGCGATCGCCAACTTCGCCTGCCTGGCCTTCTACGTCATCGGTCCACTGGAGGGTCTTGGCAGCGTGAAGGAGCCTCTGCTCGCGGTTGCGATCTCCCTAATCTGGGCCATCTACGGCGGCATTTACTTCATGCGCAACTCGAAGAAGAAGGGCAAGGAGACGATTCTCGTCACGAAACCGGCTTGA
- a CDS encoding SagB/ThcOx family dehydrogenase, whose protein sequence is MANDYIDAARLYHEITKHSYTSVRTAMHRLDWENRPMPYKVYPHAASVALPRDIALASIPTLEAIATETRQDLNTPIGVENLTRIFFSSDGLTKHRRVDGMDYHFRAAPSAGALYPIEIYLAVADVEGIEAGLYHFSPADLKLRGLRRGDWRELIARAAASRPSLREARAIVMLTAIFWRSTWKYRARGYRYCFWDAGTMLSNMLTATAADSIPAEVVTAFADPPLEELLGIDGDREAMVALIPLGADAKPVQPSPELSPFPFESVPLSSEQVDYEDLRKIQREARLITVDEVASIADAPITDAPGSAGESLRFEPASDSLALGETILRRGSTRIFAQEPIEASELQSIMIASNAHLRADVPSLVETYLIVNAVDGMASGSYYFDRVSGGFQLLRQDNFRREAGYLCLEQPLGMDCSALIVYMADLERALKALGNRGYRDAHLEAGVMGGRAYLAAYSLGRGATGLTFYDDDTTRFFEPHAAGKSPILMVAVGAAA, encoded by the coding sequence GTGGCAAACGACTACATCGACGCGGCTCGGCTCTATCACGAGATCACCAAGCATTCGTACACCAGCGTGCGCACGGCGATGCATCGGCTCGACTGGGAAAATCGGCCGATGCCTTACAAGGTGTATCCGCATGCGGCGTCGGTCGCGCTGCCGCGCGATATTGCCCTCGCCTCGATACCGACGCTCGAGGCGATCGCCACTGAGACGCGGCAGGATCTGAACACGCCGATCGGAGTCGAGAACCTGACGCGAATCTTCTTTTCGTCCGACGGGCTTACGAAGCATCGACGCGTCGATGGCATGGATTATCACTTCCGCGCGGCGCCATCGGCGGGAGCGCTCTATCCAATCGAGATTTACCTGGCCGTCGCGGACGTCGAGGGTATCGAGGCCGGGCTCTATCATTTCTCGCCGGCGGACCTGAAGTTGCGCGGACTCAGGCGCGGCGACTGGCGCGAGCTTATCGCGCGAGCGGCCGCGAGTCGGCCATCGCTCCGCGAGGCGCGCGCGATCGTGATGCTCACCGCGATCTTCTGGCGCAGCACCTGGAAGTATCGCGCGCGCGGATATCGCTACTGCTTCTGGGACGCCGGCACGATGCTCTCGAACATGCTCACCGCGACCGCGGCGGATTCGATACCGGCTGAAGTCGTAACTGCATTCGCGGATCCTCCGCTCGAAGAGCTGCTTGGAATCGACGGCGATCGCGAGGCGATGGTCGCGCTGATTCCTCTCGGCGCCGATGCGAAGCCGGTGCAGCCCTCGCCCGAGCTCTCGCCGTTTCCCTTCGAATCGGTGCCGCTATCGTCCGAGCAGGTTGACTACGAGGATCTGCGCAAGATTCAGCGCGAGGCGCGGCTCATCACTGTCGATGAGGTCGCATCGATCGCCGACGCGCCAATCACCGATGCGCCTGGATCTGCCGGCGAGTCCCTCCGCTTTGAGCCCGCCTCCGATTCACTCGCACTCGGTGAGACGATTCTGCGCCGCGGCTCCACGCGCATCTTCGCCCAGGAACCGATCGAGGCGAGCGAGCTGCAATCGATCATGATCGCATCGAACGCTCATCTGCGAGCCGATGTCCCGAGCCTCGTCGAAACCTATCTGATCGTGAACGCCGTCGACGGGATGGCGTCCGGCTCCTACTACTTCGATCGCGTCTCGGGCGGATTCCAGCTGCTGCGACAGGACAACTTTCGCCGAGAGGCCGGGTATTTGTGCCTCGAGCAGCCACTCGGCATGGATTGCTCCGCGCTCATCGTTTACATGGCCGACCTCGAGCGCGCGCTGAAAGCTCTGGGCAATCGCGGCTATCGCGATGCACATCTCGAGGCGGGCGTGATGGGCGGGCGCGCCTACCTTGCCGCCTATTCTCTGGGCCGCGGCGCCACCGGGCTCACATTCTACGACGACGACACGACCCGCTTCTTCGAGCCCCATGCGGCAGGCAAGAGCCCCATCCTGATGGTCGCGGTAGGTGCTGCCGCTTAG
- a CDS encoding cyclase family protein translates to MAARLSSSEVRGLFEKLSNWGRWGKDDERGALNFITPAKSAAAARLVQTGESVSMALPLATMPAADNPTPVTHLMVQSGNDAHHQALPYSGDYFAIAPHGMANTHIDALCHVFWQKKMYNGFDASEVGSHGARKCAITVAREGIVTRGVLIDIPRLQNVDWMEPGARIFPEDLDAAEKAHGARVQEGDVLMLRTGRSARRKAKGAWEPMRGGMAGLDATCLPWLHERKIAMLGCDGVSDVISSGYDDIPLPIHVGTLVTMGMHLIDNADLDAVSAAAHRLKRYEFQFILAPLILERGTASPVNPLAIF, encoded by the coding sequence ATGGCGGCGCGGCTCTCGTCTTCGGAAGTCAGGGGGTTGTTCGAGAAGCTCAGCAACTGGGGTCGTTGGGGCAAGGATGACGAGCGCGGCGCGCTCAATTTCATCACGCCCGCCAAGAGCGCCGCAGCCGCCAGGCTCGTGCAAACGGGTGAGAGCGTTTCGATGGCGCTGCCGCTCGCGACGATGCCCGCCGCCGATAATCCCACTCCCGTGACGCATCTGATGGTGCAATCCGGCAATGACGCTCATCACCAGGCGCTGCCCTACTCGGGCGACTACTTCGCGATCGCGCCGCATGGCATGGCCAACACGCATATCGACGCGCTCTGCCACGTGTTCTGGCAAAAGAAGATGTACAACGGCTTCGACGCGAGCGAGGTCGGCTCGCACGGCGCACGTAAGTGCGCGATCACGGTCGCGCGCGAGGGCATCGTCACGCGCGGCGTGCTGATCGACATCCCGCGGCTGCAGAACGTCGATTGGATGGAGCCGGGCGCACGTATCTTTCCCGAAGATCTGGACGCCGCGGAAAAGGCGCACGGTGCGCGCGTCCAGGAAGGTGACGTGCTGATGCTTCGCACCGGGCGCTCGGCGCGGCGCAAGGCCAAGGGCGCGTGGGAGCCGATGCGCGGCGGGATGGCGGGCCTCGACGCGACCTGCCTGCCCTGGCTGCACGAGCGCAAGATCGCGATGCTCGGATGCGACGGCGTGAGCGACGTTATCTCCAGCGGCTACGACGATATTCCGCTGCCAATCCACGTCGGCACGCTCGTCACGATGGGGATGCATCTGATCGACAACGCCGACCTCGACGCCGTCAGCGCAGCGGCCCATCGCCTCAAGCGCTACGAGTTCCAGTTCATCCTCGCGCCGCTGATCCTCGAGCGCGGCACGGCGTCGCCGGTGAATCCGCTGGCGATTTTCTGA
- a CDS encoding amidohydrolase family protein: MKTEATVIDCDGHILEPPDLWDKYIDPKYRERAMRIRVGDDGFEYLEIDQKRAKMTTAGLLGSLGGMGRKVDDARKMRESLMKGEVKPEDVRRMTPKPEDTYLKGAAFGTMDMKERLKLLDQEQMAKAILYPTIGLLWEAELFDAELSAAYCRAYNRWIADFCRDSGGRLVPIAHISLGDPAEAARELERAVKDGCKGAFVCPFTITRVPHGDAAHDRVFAVAQELDVPFAIHPTFEPADYGIHHRYDNFQWAAWYFDLFAAQGVQHAFATFFQLGVFDRFPKLRTVVLEAQAGWIGYFLDRADAIFNGTTLGATVRLKEKPSYYFKRQCYISADPDERTIAAMMDIVGENKFFWASDYPHPDHPGNYLEELQGLIAPMKDSGKRAILGENVAQVYKI; this comes from the coding sequence ATGAAAACGGAAGCGACAGTTATCGATTGCGACGGTCATATCCTTGAGCCGCCCGATCTCTGGGACAAGTACATCGATCCCAAGTATCGCGAACGTGCGATGCGGATCCGCGTTGGCGACGACGGTTTCGAATATCTCGAGATCGATCAGAAGCGCGCCAAGATGACGACGGCCGGCCTGCTCGGCTCGCTCGGCGGGATGGGCCGCAAGGTCGATGACGCGCGCAAGATGCGCGAAAGCTTGATGAAGGGCGAGGTCAAACCCGAAGACGTGCGCCGCATGACTCCCAAGCCGGAGGATACGTACCTCAAGGGCGCGGCCTTCGGCACGATGGACATGAAGGAGCGCCTCAAGCTGCTCGACCAGGAGCAGATGGCGAAGGCGATCCTGTATCCGACGATCGGGCTCCTGTGGGAAGCGGAGTTGTTCGACGCGGAACTCTCAGCCGCGTACTGCCGCGCCTACAATCGATGGATCGCCGATTTCTGCCGCGACTCCGGCGGCCGCCTCGTTCCCATCGCGCACATCTCGCTCGGCGATCCGGCCGAAGCGGCGCGCGAGCTCGAGCGCGCAGTGAAAGACGGATGCAAAGGCGCGTTCGTCTGCCCGTTCACCATCACGCGCGTGCCGCATGGCGATGCGGCTCACGATCGCGTCTTCGCCGTCGCGCAGGAGCTCGACGTGCCGTTCGCGATTCATCCGACCTTCGAGCCGGCGGACTACGGCATCCATCACCGCTACGACAATTTCCAGTGGGCCGCGTGGTACTTCGATCTGTTCGCGGCGCAGGGCGTGCAGCACGCCTTCGCCACGTTCTTCCAGCTCGGAGTATTCGATCGCTTCCCGAAGCTGCGCACGGTCGTGCTCGAAGCGCAGGCCGGATGGATCGGCTACTTCCTCGATCGCGCCGACGCGATCTTCAACGGCACGACGCTCGGCGCGACGGTGCGCCTCAAGGAAAAGCCGTCCTACTACTTCAAGCGCCAATGCTACATCTCGGCGGATCCCGACGAGCGCACGATCGCGGCCATGATGGACATCGTCGGTGAGAACAAGTTCTTCTGGGCCAGCGACTACCCGCATCCCGACCACCCGGGCAACTACCTCGAAGAACTGCAAGGCCTCATCGCGCCGATGAAAGATTCCGGCAAGCGCGCAATCCTCGGCGAAAACGTCGCCCAGGTTTACAAGATTTAA
- a CDS encoding protein-disulfide reductase DsbD domain-containing protein, with product MLLRDFGKTNGGHSVTIRAEDVEAKLTLSSGRVVPAQQIAVAIEFTIAPGWHIYGQPLQQSYVATEVAFDTSLVATQAYDFPPATPVNFESLGERLPVYSGSFKATGRIITKLGIKPGEYKLAGTLKFQECSDQICKLPQKIAFEIPIQIEAMAAAAK from the coding sequence GTGCTGCTGCGCGATTTCGGCAAGACCAACGGCGGACACTCCGTCACGATCCGCGCCGAAGATGTCGAAGCGAAGCTGACGTTGTCGTCGGGCCGCGTCGTTCCAGCCCAGCAGATCGCGGTCGCGATCGAGTTCACGATCGCGCCGGGCTGGCACATCTACGGCCAGCCGCTGCAGCAATCGTACGTCGCGACCGAGGTAGCATTCGATACGAGCCTCGTCGCGACTCAGGCTTATGATTTTCCGCCGGCGACGCCGGTTAACTTCGAATCACTGGGAGAGCGCCTGCCGGTTTACTCCGGCAGTTTCAAAGCGACCGGCCGAATCATCACGAAGCTCGGCATCAAGCCCGGAGAGTACAAGTTAGCCGGCACGCTCAAGTTCCAGGAATGTAGCGATCAGATCTGCAAGCTGCCGCAGAAGATCGCATTCGAGATTCCAATCCAGATCGAAGCAATGGCCGCCGCGGCAAAGTAG
- the budA gene encoding acetolactate decarboxylase, whose protein sequence is MPSLKCEISQTLMDALEERARATGEPFEHIVMRALADHLEVPHATLFQVSTSGALVEGISQGVVTVGELKRHGDLGLGTFADLDGEMVVLDGRFWSVPGVGAIREAADSDLAPFAVVTDFHPERTVELQSVSSIDDLLKQLDALRQSDNLFFAVRIDGRASHVHTRAVCKKAGAGLVDAAASQAEFHFADAIGTLVGFWTPAYAKTVNIAGWHLHFLSDDRSGGGHLLDIKGSDFKAQIEHLDDFRMAIPESAEFLKADLTKDPTRALNKAERA, encoded by the coding sequence ATGCCGAGTCTGAAATGTGAAATCTCACAGACGCTGATGGATGCGCTCGAGGAGCGCGCGCGGGCGACGGGCGAGCCGTTCGAACACATCGTGATGCGCGCGCTCGCCGATCATCTCGAAGTCCCGCACGCCACGCTGTTCCAGGTCTCGACTTCGGGCGCGCTCGTCGAGGGTATCTCGCAAGGCGTGGTCACCGTGGGCGAGCTCAAGCGCCACGGCGATCTTGGCCTCGGGACCTTCGCCGACCTCGACGGCGAGATGGTTGTGCTCGACGGCCGCTTCTGGAGCGTTCCCGGAGTCGGCGCGATACGAGAGGCCGCTGATTCCGATCTCGCGCCATTTGCGGTCGTGACGGATTTTCATCCCGAGCGAACGGTCGAGTTGCAAAGCGTGAGTTCGATCGACGATCTGCTGAAGCAGCTCGATGCGTTGCGCCAGTCCGACAATCTGTTTTTCGCCGTCCGTATCGACGGGCGCGCGAGCCACGTCCACACGCGCGCGGTTTGCAAGAAGGCGGGAGCGGGCCTCGTCGATGCGGCCGCGAGTCAGGCGGAGTTCCACTTCGCGGACGCCATCGGCACACTCGTCGGATTCTGGACGCCAGCATACGCCAAGACCGTCAACATCGCAGGATGGCATCTCCATTTTCTGAGCGACGATCGTTCCGGCGGCGGCCACCTCCTCGATATCAAGGGCAGCGACTTCAAGGCCCAGATCGAGCATCTCGACGATTTCCGCATGGCGATTCCCGAGAGCGCCGAATTCCTCAAGGCCGACCTCACGAAGGATCCGACGCGGGCGCTGAACAAGGCCGAACGCGCGTAA